atgtttctgttttagGTGTTTTGCAGCCATTGGGTCCAGACTTGGGTTCGGTGTGTTCTCCGTTTGTCCTGAGGTGAAAtgaggaacctgaagctgctgaagagTCTGTGCAGCTCGGAGCTGCAGGGTCCGGGCTCTCCGCAGCACCTGTGTGTGCGGGCCGACACCGGCTCGCTGCTGGTCGCCTCTCAGCTCTCCATCACAGAGTATGACCCCCGAACTGGACAGGTGAGCCTGATGATTAAATGCTGTTGACAGGGTTTTGTCCCCGCTCAAGCTAGTGAAAGTTAAATCTTGTATTTAATTGTCACTGCTCATCGAGGATAGTAATTTAGTAGTAATTTGTTGAGGGATTTATTTCTGCTGAAGATTTTACAAAGCATTTCAACTTGATTGTGATCTACAAGTGGAGGTGACAGTTAGTTCACTCGTTTTTAAccttcctctgttctcctctgcaGGTTGTCAGCGAAGCCTCATTGACAGCGAATGGTTTCCTTCCAGAGGACGGCAGTGGTGTGGTGGTCGGACTTCAGGACCTGGCTGAACTGGAGTCGGCATGTGTGGCCACAGTTGGCGGCGATGTCGTCCTCTTCAACCTCAACACGTGCCAGGTCCTCATATCTTCGTTAGTGCTGTTTGAGGGTTCAGAATTTAGCTTTGAGGATGTTGTGGGATAAAGGACAGAGAAATTAAATCATGTTAATGGAGGTTTTCTCAAAATGTCTGTGACCATGTTCTACAGTTGGAGTGTGTTGGCAGTGTGGACAGCGGTCTGACCTCGATGAGCTGGAGTCCTGATGAAGAGCTCGTCATTCTCACAACTGGTCAGAACTGTATAcatataacaaaaacattttattaatagAATTGTTAACATCACACCAAAATGTTCTCGTCTCATTTCAACAGTGGGCTAAAGGCCTTTATCTACTTCTTCTGCTTTAAAAGACAATATGTGGCATtagtaaatgtaataaatgaaattacactaatgatttgtatttaaagGTCAGGAAACAATCATCATGATGACCAAAGATTTTGAGCCGATCACTGAGGTTGGAATCCACCAGGATGACTTTGGTGAAGGTACGGTGGCTCCAAGTCAACTCTGCTCAGATTAGTGAGTCCGACCCAAGGGTCAAGACCCACATATTTGTAATATGACCGAATGATGTTTATATAAAGCTTTTGTtcctctgtatgtttgtgttctgCAGGAAAGTTCATCACAGTGGGATGGGGGAAGAAGGAGACGCAGTTCCACGGCTCAGAGGGGAAACAGGCAGCACAGAGGAAGATCCAGGTCAGTTTTCGACTACGGtttcagagtaaaaacaaaaaactaaatagaaaTATTTGGAATGATATAAACTTGCCACACAGGAGGTGCAGCCAGCAGCTGGGTGGGACGACCGCAGGCCACATGTGACATGGCGAGGTGACGGTCAACTGTTTGCCGTCAGTGCCGTCTGTCCTCAGACCGGAGCCAGGAAGGTGCGGGTGTGGAACAGAGAGGGTGTCCTGCAAGCCACCAGTGAACCCATCAACGGCCTGGAACAGGCACTCTGCTGGAAGTAAGAGGGCACCAAGAACCTGGTGTCTTTCCTAAATAattgataataaatataaaaaaatatagctGTTTAGATAATGACTGATTCATACATTTACAATCGCCTGCTTTGGGTTTCAGACCCTCCGGCAGCCTGATAGCGAGCACTCAACGTCATCCCAACAAACACAGCGTGGTGTTCATGGAGAAGAACGGACTCCTGCACGGAGAATTCACACTGCCCTTCAGCAAGGACCAGGCCAAGGTACGTTCTTACTCTGACCTAGAATAAAACTCAGGAGGATCAGTGTGGAAGTATCTGGCGGACAGTGATTATTAgactgatgagtgtgtgtcgTAGGTGAAGGATCTGCTGTGGAACAGTGACTCCACAGTCTTAGCTGTCTGGCTGGAGGACATGACGCCTGGAGAGGATGGACAGGTCAACACTCACAGTAAGTTCTGCCAAAGCTGACTTTTAAATACGACCGTACAATGTTTTGATACTACCACTAGGAGTCGCTAAAGTACATAGTCTGAAATCTTAACAGATTCAAAGGTTTTGATGAATTTCAAAATCCCATATTTCTCAATTGAGATTAAACTAAACTCAATGCATACTGCATACTTGGTGATTATtagctgaaaacaaataaataacatttttgaatgaatgaaaaattcACTTTGTGGGAAATTCTTGTTAAACTCGTTGATGCTCCCTCCTCAGTCCAGCTGTGGACGGTAGGAAACTACCACTGGTACCTGAAGCAGAGTTTGAACTTCAGCAGAGACCCACAGAAGGCTCCGGTCTCTGTCTGTTGGGACCCTGAGCGCCCACTGAAGCTCCATCTGGTGCGAAGAGACTGGACCACCATCACTTACGACTGGGGCTGGACAACTGAGCGGAGTCCCGGTCTGGACGCCACTGACAACGCCAACGTGGCTGTGATTGATGGAGGTGAGGACCAATGAGAGGAGCATGTCGAGCTGTGGCAGGATTCAGCGTGATGTTAATATTCGTCTAATGCCCCTCAGATAAAATCCTGATGACAACCTTCAGGCAGGGTATCGTCCCTCCGCCCATGTGCTCATTCGAGCTACAGCTGAAGTCACCGGCCAACCAGGTGACTTTCCTCTGCCGACCTCAGAGGACCAATCAGCTGGCAGTGTTCACCGCTGATGGAGAAATCTCAGTCTACGGCCAAGGTGGGTTATGTGCCGTGCTTCAGAATCTCTtagctgtttcttcttcttcttgtgttaAATGATCTCTcagctgtttcttcttcttttgttttaatgtgttaaacAGTCCGTCTTTATGCTCTGGTTCATATTGTTGTTAACtgtgtgttctttttatttacCTGCTTATTTTCTTGTTAATCCAGATTCAGGAGAACAGACTGACAAAACAGCTGATGGCTTCCGGGTTGTGTCTCGCCCCCTGGTCCTCCAGAAAACCTTCAGGTAACACAACGACCTACAACACTGTACATGATACTGTCTCTTCCTGGTAGACACCTGACTGTGTGTGGCTCTTCCTCTTCGTCCTGCAGTGTACCACTTCTACATGATGACCCTCTCGCCCTGCGCCAGTTGCTGTGGCTGGAGGAcgagctgtttgtgtgtgtcagctccGGTCTGCTGCCGACTTCCTCCACTCTGCAGATGCTCCGACCTGCTCAGGATGATCTCGACACGCTCGCTGTCAGGTCCGCAAACTGAACAAGCTCCTGTGGCCACTGTCTTTGTCCTGCAAAGAGACttataacaaaaaaaatgtcattcCTCAGGTGTGAGATTGAGGTGGATGGTGTTGTGGTCAGTATGGTTCACTGTTCTCAGACTGGCACTGTGGCCTTACAGCTGGAGGACGGACAGATCAGGAAAGTTCTCTGGGGTCAGTAACCAACACTTAACCTCTTCATTTCTAATGCTAAGAcatgtttcattgtgtttccatATCGAGTGTAATTTGTAATTTCTGTTTAGATTGTCCTGAGCCTTTGGTGGACATTTGGCGTGACTCCAGTGGATGTAACATTAACTTCCCTGTTCCCTGCGTTCAGACGGCGCTCTGCAGCATCAGTGGGGAGGTAGAAACACACTGACTTGTAATTCCATTATTAATCATAAGTGGAAGAGTTCTTGTGTACAGCCCAGATCAAACatgtttctacatttattcAGGAATATCTGCTCGGCCTGACGGACAGATCCCACCTGTACGCTGGAGACACAGAGGTATGATGTCGGTGTTGATTTACTCAGTATGTTCAATGAGGGACAGAAggaaaatatatgttttcatttttgtctgtttcttccTCAGCTGGCCTCcaacgtttcctccttcgccGTATGCAACAacttcctcctcatcactaCACACTCCCACACCTGCCGCTGCCTCCAACTGAGCACACTCACTGTCAAAGGTAAAGTGGAGTCAAACACATGCAGTACACACGTccagtgtttttaatgaatgtagATTCATGGTCAAAGAGCCGAGAGCAGCAGGTTCAAATGACCTTTGCTCCGACAGGGCTGCAGGCGGCCTTGACCTCAGACGGAGGTCAGAATGACGAGACGCTGCGTCGGGTGGAGAGAGGATCCAGGATCGTCACTGTGGTGCCTCAAGACACCAAAGTGATTCTACAGGTCAGTTCAGCACATACTGACATGTTGCTACCTTCACTGTTTCTACTGTAACAACTGTGGCAACACATGGTGAGTGTTCACACAAATTACAAATCTAGAGGATTCATTTCGGTTTGTATCCAGATGCCTCGTGGAAACCTGGAGACCGTGCATCATAGAGCGCTGGTGTTGGCTCAGCTCCGGAAGTGGTTGGACAGGTGGGTTTGATATTCCCCCatcatataatatttttttgaataaactaTTAAATGAAGCTTATTTCACCTGAACTCAGCTTTCGATCCAAAACATAATCTATTTTTAATTTAGGAAATGTTTTAGGAAATGTTCTGCATCTTATCCAGATTAACAGAACGAGACTTTGACGAAACTGTATGTAGAGTGTTAATCTGAGTCCCACgtgatcttttttgttttgttttctcagtcTGATGTTCAGAGAAGCTTTTGAGAGTATGAAGAAGCTGAGGATCAACCTGAACCTCATTCATGACCACAACCCAAAGGTTTGTACTGAGTACTAACATTTAGTTTTCAAACAACAGATTTTCTAAATTTCCTCCAGTGcaggcaataaaaaaaaacatcacatggtCGTTATAGAGGgaacacattaataaaacatgtttattttcctgctgcaggTTTTCCTGGAGAACATGGAAACCTTCATCACGCAACTGAACTCCATCAACCACATCAACCTCTTCCTCACTGAGCTCAAGTAAGTTGCACCTAAAGAAGTTGGacatcacattaaaaaatgtaatcttcTATTACAtgcattcttttttcttttgttttcagagaGGAGGACACGACCAGCACCATGTACCCTCGTCCTGAGAGCAACTCAGTTCAGTCCCAGCATGCCCCTGGGCAGAGGAAGGTGGATGTGGTTTGTGATGCTTTACGGAGCACCATGGAATCAATGGATCCAAACAAGTCAGTGATATTTCAATTACATCTTTTGACATAAGAACTGAATATAGTTTTAGGATTCATTCACTTAAATTCACTGACTAGATGCATACAGATCATTTTGTCCAGATTTCATGATGAACAtctcttgtttttgtgtagtTCTGCCAAAACTAGTGGGACATTAAATGATTGCGTTTTCTCTGTCCAGGTTCTGTCTGTCAATACTGACGGCTCATGTGAAGAAGACGGTTCCAGAGCTGGAAATAGCGCTGCAGAAAGTCCACGAGCTTCgaggtgagcacacacacagacacactgaggacCTGAaggatgtttcattttattctcaGTTATTACATCTTTATGTGCTCTGTGTGGATTCGCCCAGAaaatcctcctgcagctccgAGCGCCGTTAGTGCTGAAGAAGCGTTGAAgtacctcctcttcctcgtcaaTGTCAACGACCTTTATGAACACTCTCTGGGAACGTATGACTTCGACCTTGTGCTCATGGTGGCGGAGAAATCCCAAAAGGTACGACacaggacaggaggaggagacattttctataggTTCTCTGCAGcacatataaaaacagaaatcctATGTTCCAAGATATCAGACATTTATGGAATTAATGGGAGATAGTAAAAGTTTTTTGTAGTACAGAGGCTAAAAATCATatacttttctttttgcaggTAGCCAAAGACATAAAATCACCAGCATGATCCTTACATTGTTTTTACACTCTAATATCAATGTTCATTGATGTCTGTCTGCAACACCTGCAGGACCCCAAAGAGTACCTTCCCTTCTTAAACATGCTGAAGAGCCTGGAGCCGAACTACCAACGCTTCACCATTGACAAACACCTGAAACGCTACAGCAAGGCCCTGCTTCACCTCAGCAAGTGTGGTCAGTCTTCTTGTATCTGTCAGCTCCTCTTGCTGctgtctctgttctctctgaaACCCACCTGTTTAGTAGAGGAATTTATTCTTCTACGTGTCTGAAAAGTCTCCAGTATTAAAGCCGTGCCAGTGTTTTGCAATTTTAGTTTTCAAAGATCCAAGCAGAGCTTAAcctttctgtgttttgtgttcagGACAGGAACATTTCCCTGAAGCTCTGCAGCTGGTTAAAGAGCAAAAACTCTACAGTGAAGCTCTGAGACTGTTCACAGCAAACAGTGCTCAGTACAAGGTGATGAGTTTATAACCAACACACCACAGAGAGCGGCTACTGTGTTAAAAACATCATCTGCAGGATTTCCACCTCCTTATGTTTTGACCCTTGACCTCCAGGCTCTGAGCTGTGCCTATGCCGAGCACCTtgcggagcagcagcaggcggagcAGGCCGGCCTGTTGCTATGGCGATGCGGAGAGTCAGTCAGCGCCTTGCAGGCGTTCGCCAGCAGCACCAGTTGGAGAAACGCGATCTGTGTGGCGCAGCAGATCCCGCTACCGCCTGACCAGCTCGCTCTGCTGGCCAGGGACCTGGcaggtaaccatggcaacagacgGGCCGCTGGTGAGACATGGTGTGGTTCCATCTGGGCGTCCTCGTCCTAACTGCTTCTGCTTCTTTGTGTTGTAGAGAAGCTGACTGAACAACGGCGGTTCTCAGAAGCTGCTCTGCTGTTGGACCAGTACGCCAAAGTAAGAACCTCTGCTGACAAAATGGCTGCTAATAAAACCACTTCATGCTGAAGCAAAATCAAatgcataaatataaaaaatttgTTTCAGGACTGTGAGGAAGCCATCCTGGCTCTGATCACAGGTGCAGTCTGGGAAGAGGCGCATCGATTGGTCAGTGAGCAAAATtaccttttcacttttttttaatttgcaatttgtcatcatcttcatataaaaaagttaaatgtgtaGATTCTTATCctgaagtctgtgtgtgttctttgcATGTATGAAGGTTTATTTCTTTGTCTGGTTCAGATTTACATGCACAGCCGGCAGGACATCACAGAAACCAACCTGAAACCGGCTCTACTGGAGGGTAAGACCACTTCAAACTAAAAGAAATGGTTTTATTGAGTTCAGATAAAAGGCCACACAGAGAAATATTGTCTtgtgatgttttgttgtttggtttgatgTTCGTCTTCCATCAGCTGTCGGCACTCAGACCGTCTTCCTGGAGACTCAGCTGGTGACGTTCATGCGACACAGGACCCGACTGGCTGTGGTAcgagaacagaaagaaaaggccAGACTGGACATGCTGGGTGAGAATAAGACAGAGGTCATAAAATATAGAGTGTggtgaacatgtctgatttgAACATCGGTCTCTTAAAGTCAAACTCAACCAATCTCAATACGTCGTATTTTATCCACAATATGGCTGAATACACTTATACATTTAACCATAGCGAGTATTTAAAGCCACACTTCCAGTAACCCTCTGTCTTCTCCATCAGATGAGGAAGGTCCAGACTGTCCTGATGCTGAGCTTTACTCTGAAGCCAGCAGTGTAATGACCGGCTCCAAATACTCCCAGAGCAACTCCCGCATTTCCTCGTGAGACAAAACCTCATTTGATTCTTACATGTTAAACACCTCGTCCTTGTGATGAATGATAGGTTCTATTTCTGGTTGTATGTCAATGCTCCGTCTGCAGGAGGTCGTCAAAGAACCGACGGAAAGCCGAGCGCAAGAAACTCAGTCTAAAGGAAGGAAGCCCCCTGGAGGACAGAGCGCTGATGTACGCCCTGGGTGAGATCATCACCACCGTGGACAAGATGAGAGGTaagaagatgagagagagggaaaaacactctgtatctgtattttctttatatttttttaatgaataatgtTGATTTGCAGAGGAAGTGCACAGCCTGCTGAAAGCCCTGGTGCTGTTCCAGTatgacagacaggcagagaagctgcagctgagctACGAGGAGGCTCTGCACACGATGGAGGCAGCGATACCGGAGGTGTGGCCTGAAGGCCTCCAAAACAACCACGCTCCGGTACAACACCAGAATTTACCATTACTGTATCAGTAAAAGACCTTTTTCACACTTGATTTATGGAATATTCAATTTGTCTTTATGTCTTCATTGTAATTAGCTTAAGATGTGTAGGTATATTTTGACAAGCACATACATTTGTGAAGAGACTTGAAGGATAAATGTTAAGATTAAAGATAAGgattaaataaattgtttttcatGAGGAATTCAGCTCTATGAACTCAGTTAAAAAGGAAATATTGATATCCCAGAAAGTTAATTCCTAAAGAGTTTAGATTTCACAttgttcttttttcatttaactctCATTTCTTCAGCTCACTGGACCAAACTCGACTGCAAACAGCATCATGGCCtctttccagcagcagcagcagcagagacctgCAGCTTCACAACAAGGTCAGCAGCTTCTGTTGTTTCTTCTGTTGAGTGTCTTCTTAGTTTTACTCTTTTTGTCACATAAACGTTCTCAGTGCAGTTTGccatttcttttcaaatatcTGTATCGGTATCATGTGATTTTTCCAGTATTATAAAACGCTGCTTCTCAAAATGTCTTTACAGAAGCTGAGATGCTGCCTCCACCGAGGATGAGAAACGGTGTCAAGTGGAAGCTCACTATTCTTAATTAACTTAACTTTTATTTCTGATGTTTTTaagtgaaaagtaaaatgttaATTATGTAATAAAGATTCAGTTCATGTCTCCTCTCATCAAGTGTGTTCTTTCTCTGGAattaagaaacaaacagatcTGTTTATTTGAAGTCCCACTCCAGCAGCTTATTACACCCAATAAAACTTTCCCTCGTGACACTGACTTGTTCattcaaattatatattttaccaTTTTTATCAACATGATTTTAAACTAAGTATAACCCTTTCACCTGAAAATCACAATAAcatacattcatttaaaatgtcaatgacAGTCTTACTAGATTTGTGgacatgatgcttttattttgcaaGAATTCTGCAATGACATCCTGTAATTCCAACAATTTGACAGCAATTTAAAAGTTGAGCTATCTAATTAGCTCATTGATAACGACTCCAGATCACAGACACCACCTCCACACAGAAACCTTCAAGCAGTGTCCGAACCATTTggtaaaaactaaactgaaccTCGATGAGCATGAATCTGGAGAAACGTTTCACCCCTTGTCCTTCACGATGAACTGTTCCCacagttgtgctgctgctccacagcaGAAAATGTAGTTTTCCATACATCTGGTGTTTTCTTCTACAGGTGTTGagtttaaataacaaaatctaaaaaagcAAAATGGTGACATGACTCCAGTGGAGTCTTGATTGTCTCTGAGCTCAAAGTGAACTGAACAAGTCCTGCTTTGTTCTCATGttatcctcatcatcatcatcacacctTCTTCGCCCGTTTGGCTGCAGCAGCACGCCTCTGGTTGATCGCCTTGGTGGTGACCCGGAGTTTACGCAGACGCAGCTGACGTAGCTTGAGCTGCAGGTCCTTGGAGAGTTTCCCCCCCTTCCCTATGATCTGCTTCAGCCTCTGCTCGGGGATCTTGGTGAGGCGGAAGTCGCAGATGGTGGGGTAGTGGTCGTACATGACCTGGCAGGTCCTGGAGGAGGGGAGGTATCCCTCTGCGCTCACCGTCACTTTGTACTCGCCGGGATTCAGCAGCCGCCAGTAGTCACCATCAGTAACTGTAAACCAAAGTGTGATGTGGGTAAATGCATTAAATCAAAATACTATGTTACtagtttttaataaagtttaagAAAGATGATGAGAATATTAAAATATCCTCCTTGATTAAAAATCTGAGGTGAGATTTAAAACTGTACCTGATCTTATATGATGATTGATGTCATCAACTTTTATTACAGCATCTGCTATTCCagcctctgtgtctttgtcccGGATCACACCTTTAATTCCACGGTGAACCTGGAAAAATAGATAAATCATGAATAAATATGATATCAAACAACAACTAAGAGAAAGGAGGATGCTGACCTGCTCCATGTAAACCAGCAGAGACTCTCTGTTGTTCTCCCACTCGATGGGAAGCTCGCTGGCGTGAGGAAACTTATCACAGGACAACTCCACCGTCACCTCGAAGCAGTTGGTGTGGAGGTAACTGAAATCATTCATACCTGCAGGACCGGAGAACACACAAGCAGCTTTGTTGTCGACGTGTTCAATTCAGTACAAAACATTAAAGCAATTGGTTCAAAAATGGGAATCTTATTGAGTCATTCACACAAAAATAACTTAATTGGCTGCAGATgaaatcaaagacaaaacaaaaaggacTATTCtcattttgcatttgtttatcATCTCATTCTGTTCTTAGCTCATCAGATTTAATCATCAAGAATTTACCCtcatctatttttcatgtttcctttCTCTGGTTTTCTTAAACTTTCCTGTTTCCCTGAGGTCATATGTTTACCCCCCCTCTTGATTCAAACTAATTCTGAAGACTCGGTGCAGAGGGGGGTTACATTTCTATGCatataaagaaagaaaccatGGTGTTCCTGGTGAGCTCGATGCAtttcaaagacaaagagagattaaaacaaaaagccaCCCGCACATTGTGACACACAGACCTTCATCAGGGCAACTAACCAGAAGAGAAGAACGAACCACACTTATAAAGGCCTGGGAGAACTCAGGAAGTGAAGACAGAGCAGGTGACTCAAATTAGAGGGAACGACCATAATTAGTCTGATGGATTCATGTGTTTGCAGATAAATAAGTTGAAACAAGCAGGTTCATCATCAAAACGTGACGAGAGGGTTTTTAATCAAAAGCTACCATTAAGAGCTGATTGTAAAATGATGTTTATTGGTTTGTGATGAACTCTGCTCCGCAGCTtgacacaacatgaacacagatTCGAAACAGCCTCGAAAAACTCAAACATCAAACCCACAGTAACTGTAACTGACCTCTCTGAcctcacagagagaaaagagagcatCAGAGTCAACAAACAATATGGGAAACTATTGAGTGAACTCAGCCTCTTTTCCCAATCAAATATTCTGACACATAAACTATGAAGAGCATGAATCCCTTGAATTAACAAAATAGTAATTTAGGATTAAGTTAGGATCAACAGTGTCAGTTTGCTCCTTTACTCATAGAAAGAACAGGATTTTTGCGGAACAGTCTGGACAaggataataatataataaagtaaatgatataatatatgaatTTCAGAAAAATAACTCTAGATTAAACTAATTtaaggaaacacacactttcttacTTCCTGGTACGTTGTGCCAGTCGGCTCcattgatgatgttgttgtatCTGAGGAAGTCCTTGTTGTGGCAGTGCCTCCGGTCCGGATTGGACATCACCTGCAGTAACACAAGACGCACAGAACAACGTGGTAACTACACAATGACGACACCCCAACCCGTCATTCATGgcggcagcaggaggaggactgTTGAACCTGATTGGTGCTGGCGTACACCGTGGCCAACCAGCGGAAGAAGCTCTCATCAGGGGTCGGCGTGTGCTCACGAGGGGCCCAGTCCCGGGTCATGTCGTATGGGTAGGTGACCACCAGCTCTCCCCCGTGGAGGTTGGCACTGAGAACAAACGGGATGTTCTGCATCCAGTCGATCACGGCTCGGGTTTCGGACGCCACCTGATTTCATTGATggaaaaataactttattttactgAGGTTTTATATCAAAACAACTGGGTCTCctgtcaaaatggctgctgtgggAAAAGATGTATTAATCCTCTAAAATGATActaatctgtatttttattcattatcttattatattattttgtttttctgtagttaatgttgttttatagtaatttaattcaattaaaaacctCAGGTGGAACCAATATTTGTAGATGTTAATGTGATAATAAAAAGTTCAAAATGATCCTTAAAGTTTAAGATTTTCTCTgtagaaatattaaaatcataATTATTTGAATGTTATACAGTACACTGGCTTAAATGTGACATGAAgcagaattaaaacatttatcagtTTAACTGTGAGGCTCTGGTGTAATTATCAAATGCTCAACTGCAGTAATTAAAAACTCATTTCTCAGCAGTAATGATAACATTAACAATTAAAGACTAATTTCTTGACCAACCATGTTTTCTCCACTATGACAAACCAAGAGTAACAATTCAAATAGATGAATTGCCTCACATAAATATGCCTGTGACCCAGAATACACTTCATGAAATAGAAGaatgtttcttattttacattatcattTTACTTAATTTCCAAATGTCACGTGTGTGCACGTACGAAAGCCTCCTCGGAGGTGTACATCTCAGGGATGGGGAAGTAGTGGTTGATGAGTTTGGAGCGGTCCGTCTCCAGCTCGATGGCGTTCCACATCTGTGAGTTCAGGTCTGCAAAGTTATGGTTCATGTCTATACCTTCGTAGCTGTAACGTCCCTCGGACCAACCTGCCATCTCCGAGCCCTGAGGATGACGAGGATGAAGAAGGGTGGAGAGGTTCAGAATATCTGAGTTCATACATCAGGCGTCTGATCATTTTATTCACCCAGAGTCTCGGGCACCTTTTTAAAGGCCACCTCGTAGCCATCAGGGTTCATGGAGGGCAGGAGGTGGATGCGAGTCTCTTTGACGAGGCGGACGATGCGCTGGTCGCCACGTTTGTATTCTTCGCACATGAACTGCATCAGATTGAGAAGAAGCTCTCGGCCGAGCACCTCGTTCCCATGCATCCCTGCAACGTATCGGAACTCTGGTTCACCTGCAGGGGGCggcaacacaaagaaacaggTTCAAATctacacttttatttttggtgTTTCTTATGTTCAGAGTCCAGAAACGTCCAGATGAGTT
This window of the Paralichthys olivaceus isolate ysfri-2021 chromosome 9, ASM2471397v2, whole genome shotgun sequence genome carries:
- the LOC109633196 gene encoding probable carboxypeptidase X1 isoform X2, which translates into the protein MAGVLLFILLSFLHHGSFGLVSSGPADASVRPTVASASTVSPFSAGNTATAANNTEHPSTGSTTEKPLTTSKHVTEKTAERKAPGKEAEEEDEGPMEFECPPLGLESLKVKDTQLRASSYKRRGLGPHRGRLNIQSGIEDGDIYDGGWCAQYRDKNQWLEVDARRPTRFTGVILQGRSSIWSWNVVHTYKVQFSNDSLVWKPCMNGTEEAVFEGNRDLETPVLALFNTSTVARYIRINPQTWYQNGTQGDVCLRAEVLGCTLPDPNNIYAWQTEPTESRDKLDFRHHNYKEMRKLMKSVHEACPDITRIYSIGKSYMGLKLYVMEISDNPGKHELGEPEFRYVAGMHGNEVLGRELLLNLMQFMCEEYKRGDQRIVRLVKETRIHLLPSMNPDGYEVAFKKGSEMAGWSEGRYSYEGIDMNHNFADLNSQMWNAIELETDRSKLINHYFPIPEMYTSEEAFVASETRAVIDWMQNIPFVLSANLHGGELVVTYPYDMTRDWAPREHTPTPDESFFRWLATVYASTNQVMSNPDRRHCHNKDFLRYNNIINGADWHNVPGSMNDFSYLHTNCFEVTVELSCDKFPHASELPIEWENNRESLLVYMEQVHRGIKGVIRDKDTEAGIADAVIKVDDINHHIRSVTDGDYWRLLNPGEYKVTVSAEGYLPSSRTCQVMYDHYPTICDFRLTKIPEQRLKQIIGKGGKLSKDLQLKLRQLRLRKLRVTTKAINQRRAAAAKRAKKV
- the LOC109633196 gene encoding probable carboxypeptidase X1 isoform X1; translation: MAGVLLFILLSFLHHGSFGLVSSGPADASVRPTVASASTVSPFSAGNTATAANNTEHPSTGSTTEKPLTTSKHVTEKTAERKAPGKEAEEEDEGPMEFARRSTRSVAKKPKVAPKKPSRNPKVVKKTKPQVKKSLSQSVAGTDTVSQCPPLGLESLKVKDTQLRASSYKRRGLGPHRGRLNIQSGIEDGDIYDGGWCAQYRDKNQWLEVDARRPTRFTGVILQGRSSIWSWNVVHTYKVQFSNDSLVWKPCMNGTEEAVFEGNRDLETPVLALFNTSTVARYIRINPQTWYQNGTQGDVCLRAEVLGCTLPDPNNIYAWQTEPTESRDKLDFRHHNYKEMRKLMKSVHEACPDITRIYSIGKSYMGLKLYVMEISDNPGKHELGEPEFRYVAGMHGNEVLGRELLLNLMQFMCEEYKRGDQRIVRLVKETRIHLLPSMNPDGYEVAFKKGSEMAGWSEGRYSYEGIDMNHNFADLNSQMWNAIELETDRSKLINHYFPIPEMYTSEEAFVASETRAVIDWMQNIPFVLSANLHGGELVVTYPYDMTRDWAPREHTPTPDESFFRWLATVYASTNQVMSNPDRRHCHNKDFLRYNNIINGADWHNVPGSMNDFSYLHTNCFEVTVELSCDKFPHASELPIEWENNRESLLVYMEQVHRGIKGVIRDKDTEAGIADAVIKVDDINHHIRSVTDGDYWRLLNPGEYKVTVSAEGYLPSSRTCQVMYDHYPTICDFRLTKIPEQRLKQIIGKGGKLSKDLQLKLRQLRLRKLRVTTKAINQRRAAAAKRAKKV